Proteins encoded together in one bacterium window:
- a CDS encoding FAD-dependent oxidoreductase gives MAHYQYLIVGGGMTADAAIAGIRQSDSSTAIGLIGTDPHPPYDRPPLSKALWKGQPVESIWRKTDHQGVDFHLGRTVRTVDPGEKRVTDDRGTVFTYEKLLLATGGVPRRLGFGGDQIIYYRTLDDYERLRALTQQGERFLVIGGGFIGSEVAAALAMNHKRVVMVYRDRWIGGRVFPEDLARYVTDFYRRKEVEVIAEDTAVGLTPQGGRYAVRTQGKQELTVDGIVAGLGIQPATELAEAAGLDIDNGIVVDRLLKTSHPDIFAAGDVAAFPNAALGVRTRVEHEDNANTMGRAAGQAMAGQGGPYTHLPFFYSDLFELGYEAVGDLDARLETVPDWKEPYREGVIYYMKGGRVRGVLLWNTWGKVDAARRLIADPGPFRPADLKGRLAASA, from the coding sequence CATTGTGGGGGGCGGCATGACCGCGGACGCGGCGATCGCGGGCATCCGTCAGTCGGATTCGTCGACCGCGATCGGATTGATCGGGACAGATCCTCATCCGCCGTACGATCGGCCTCCATTGTCCAAGGCGCTGTGGAAGGGACAACCGGTGGAGAGCATCTGGCGGAAGACCGACCACCAGGGCGTTGACTTTCACCTCGGCCGGACCGTTCGCACGGTCGATCCCGGCGAAAAGCGCGTGACGGATGATCGGGGGACCGTCTTTACCTATGAGAAATTGCTCCTCGCCACCGGCGGAGTCCCCCGGCGCCTCGGATTCGGAGGAGACCAGATCATCTACTATCGGACCCTCGATGATTACGAGCGTCTCCGGGCCCTCACGCAGCAGGGTGAGCGGTTCCTCGTGATCGGCGGCGGGTTTATTGGGTCCGAAGTCGCCGCCGCCCTCGCCATGAACCACAAGCGGGTGGTCATGGTCTACCGGGACCGCTGGATCGGTGGACGGGTCTTTCCCGAAGATCTCGCCCGGTATGTCACCGACTTCTACAGGCGCAAGGAGGTTGAGGTCATCGCTGAGGACACCGCGGTGGGCCTCACGCCTCAGGGGGGCCGGTACGCCGTCCGCACCCAGGGAAAACAGGAGCTCACGGTCGACGGCATCGTCGCCGGGCTGGGGATTCAGCCGGCGACGGAGCTGGCGGAGGCGGCCGGCCTCGACATCGACAACGGGATCGTCGTGGACCGGCTGCTGAAGACTTCCCATCCAGATATTTTCGCAGCCGGCGATGTGGCCGCGTTCCCGAACGCTGCCCTGGGCGTGCGCACCCGCGTCGAGCATGAAGACAATGCGAATACGATGGGCCGGGCGGCCGGACAGGCGATGGCGGGGCAGGGAGGGCCGTACACGCACCTCCCGTTTTTCTACTCGGATCTCTTTGAGTTGGGATACGAAGCCGTGGGCGACCTGGACGCCCGACTCGAAACCGTGCCGGACTGGAAGGAGCCGTACCGGGAAGGCGTGATCTATTACATGAAGGGTGGACGCGTCCGGGGGGTGCTCCTATGGAACACGTGGGGGAAAGTGGATGCCGCTCGTCGGTTGATTGCCGATCCGGGACCGTTCCGGCCCGCCGACCTCAAGGGGCGCCTGGCCGCCAGCGCTTGA